The nucleotide sequence AGGCGACGTCGGAGGCGAACATGTTTTCGACGACGGCGGAGGTCACGGCTGCCAGCGTGCCGAGTGAGGTGATGACCCTGCCCAGGAGCACTACCGTTGTGTAGGCCGCATTTTCTTGGACGCGGGCGTCGTAGAGCGGCAGCAGTTCGTCCCTGGCAGTGGCCAGTCGCATCACACCCGTCTTGTGGACGGTGCCGTCCTGGTCAACGTAGCCTCTGGGAAGCTCAAAGCTAAATTCGGTGCGAAGCGGCTGTCTTTCTGCCGCGCCGGTGGCCGCCCTTGGCGCGCCGGGACTGTCAGCCTCCAGGTCCGGCAGCACAGCGGCTCCGTGTGTGCGTTGCATCATGAGATGGTGGATTCGTCGTAGCAGATGACGAACTTCTCGGTGGCCTGCTCGGTGGCCCCCGCCTTGAGCGAATTCAACTCAACGCTTTTCACCCAGCAGTTGACGAAGTTGTACGTCTTCAGGGTTTCGCCTTTGTAATCGAGCAGGGCGACGGCGGCTGTCTTGCGGGCGCCGGCGACGTCGCCTTCCATGACTGTCTTGAGCCAGTCGGTGATGGTCTTGCTTTGCGTCAGACCACGCGTGACGGTCAACTCCCCTGCCTTGGGCCGGCCGATCAGCTGGCGGACAACATACTTGCCGTCCTTCGTCTGCTGCTTCAGCTCGATCTTGTCGACCTCGGTCTTGAGGCCGCTCACCTCGATCACCCTTGGCACTTCGATTCCGTCAATGGTGACCGTGAATCCATTTGCTGCTGAGTTGTCAAAATCGCCGAGGGCCATGGTCTTGCTCCTTTTGAACTGGAATTACTCGCTCACGAGGCTGGTGCCGCCGGAGAACTGGGAAAGCTGGAAAATAACAAACTCCGCCGGTTTCACCGGAGCAACACCGATCTGGCAGACCACCTGGCCGGCGTCGATGCCCTCCGCCGGGTTAGTTTCGGCGTCACACTTGACGAAGAATGCCTGCTCAGGGGTGACACCGAAGAGAGCGCCCTTGCGCCATTCGTTGGTCAGGAAAGCGCTGATGGTCCTCCGGATCCGTGCCCAGAGGGCGGGATCGTTGGGTTCGAAGACGGCCCACTGCGTGCCCTGCAGGATGGACTCTTCAAGGTAGTTGAAGAGCCGCCGGACGTTCAGGTAGCGCCATTCGGCGTCGCTGGAGAGGGTACGTGCGCCCCAGACGCGGATGCCGCGGCCCGGGAACGTGCGGATGCAGTTGACGCCGATGGGGTTGAGCAGTTCCTGCTCCGTCTTGGTGATCTGCGTCTGCAGGCTGGTGACGCCGCGGACCACCTCATTTGCGGGCGCCTTGTGCACGCCGCGGGTGTCGTCGTTGCGGGCCCAGACCCCTGCCATGTGGCCCGACGGAGGGACGAACCTGTTGGTACCGGTGGCGGGATCGAACACCTTGACCCATGGCCAGTAGAGCGCCGCGAACTTGGAGTCGAAGCCTCCGCCGTCCATCCGCCAGTCCTTGATCTGCTGCGCGTTGAGGTTGGGCGGCGGGTCGATGATCGCGACGCGGTCCCCCATCAGCTCGCAGTGGGCGATCGCCGCGAGCTGGACGGCCTTGAGGGTTTCCGCATCAATGGAGCCCTGCTCATAGGCGGCCATCAGGTCCGGAACAGCGACCATGGTCACCTCGTCCACCGCCTCCAGGCCGCTGAATCCGGTGCGGTCGGCGGCGTCGCCGACGTAGTCGTCGGCGTTCAGTTCGTCAGCGGTCGGGGGCTCTGGTTCGGGCTCGGGCTGGACCAGCTGGATGGTGCCCTTGTCCGGCTTGACCAAGGCGCCGCCGGTGGCGATTTCCTCGAGGGTGACGATCTTCGATTCCGCGCTGACCTTCGTGGCTGCGTTGTTTGGGCCCCGCTTGGTGGTGACGTTGTCCCAGACCTCGGGTGGCTTGCCCTCGACCGTGATGACGATCTTGAACTGGTCCTCTGACGGGTTCTCGCCGCCGGCGTCGGCTATCTCCACGGAGACGGGCTTCGGGTTGGCCGCGTTGGATTTGGCGGTCAGCCGGTAGCCGCCTATTTCGGCGGTCGGCGCGGCTGTCACGGCCTTGGGCGCCTGCTTCGGTTTTTCGTCACGTGCTCCGTCGGCCCCGATGCGCACGACGTAGCAGTTTCCTCCCCCGTTGAGGAAGTAACCGTAGACAGCGTGGGCAAGATACGAGCCGGGGATGAAGTCCCCAAAGGTTTCGGCGAACTGCGTCCAGTTGGATACCAGGGTTGGTTGGTTGTCGGGCCCTTTCGAGGCGAGCCCGACGAACGCGGCGACCGCGGTGCCTACCCCTTCGATCGGCCGAGTGCCTGCCTCAACCTCGTTCACGTACACACCGGGCGAAAGATAGTTCGGCATTTTGTCTCCTCGTTGAACCCAAAACGTGGTTCAAGGGTCACGCCGAGACGGGGTGCGGCGGTACGGCTATGCGGATGCGCTCACGGGAAGGATGGGGTGCACGAAGGGGCAGAGAGCATTCGGATTCGAGGGCGCGTTCACAGTGAATTAGCAGCAGCTGCAGGTGAAGAGGGCACACCTTCCGATCAGAGCTTTCGCTCTGCGACGGTTCCACGGCAGGGACGCTTGAGGTGGATTCTAAATCCCTCTGCGTGCTTCACCATAAAAGTCTCGTAGCAGCTTGAGCATCGACTCTTTGGTGGGAACTAGGTGTGGAGTTGCCATGCCGTGCGCCCGCAACTCCTGCGCTATGTGTGTCTGTGTTTGGAGGACCCAGGCAGACCAACGTTGCCTCACTTGGTCAACGAGCATGGTGACCCTCACCTGACTGCGGGCGATCGACTCTGACTTCAGTCGCCCGGAGTCTCCAAGGGGCAGATGGGTAGCTGGTCCGAGCGCTGACCCACTCGCCATCACCTCGCCGAGATTTGCGGCACCGGATTGAACCAGCGCATGAGACATTGCTGTTGTCGTCGCGATCGGTTGCTGTACAAGTCCAAACCCTCTGTCTAGGAATCGAAGGGGCTCGATCACGTGCGTCAATTGCGTCACTGCTCGCAGCGCGGCACCAGGTGGCAGAGAACTTCGACCCGTTCGCATAGGCGCGTTCGGATCGCCATGGAACCCATGGGCCACCAGCAACTCGGGCGTAGGAGTGCGACCTTCTCGGGAAATCAACTGCATTAAGCGACTGATCTGCGCATCTGTCATCCCGTTGTCCCGGAGGTTTCGGACCACCCCCATGACCTTGCCTGTCTCAGCGGTCGCCGACGTCGATCCGTAGGCGCCAACTTCGTTCAGCTTGACGTTATGTGGCTGGCTACGGTTCGGGTTCAGCATCTCGGTCAACTGGCCGCCTGCCGAGGAGGACGTGGCAATGGCGAAACGTGGAACGTCGCTCGAACCTGACTGACGGTGGGCCTCCAAGGCGCCACGTCTCGCCACAATCTGTTCAGCGCTTGAAAGGCCTTCGACCGAAGCTGGGACGTGGGTGGTCGCTCCCATGGCCGGGACCCCACGCCTGGCCACGGAACCCGCATACGCTTGCTCGTGCGGCCCCCGCACCACCAGTGCCGACGATCCCTCAAGCCCCGTTGCGAAAAACTGACGCTCCACCTCCGCCGCAGTTCGGGCAAATTCCACCGCAGCAATCGACTCGTCTTCGTACGCAATCACGTCTGTCAGCCGGACTGCAGTTGGGTTGATAGCACCAGATATAGCCCAATGCGTTCCCTGCTTGATGGGTTTGAGCTCGGTTAGACCGTACCTGAGCTTGACTACAGACAAGAGAGGCGCCAGTAGGCGGTTGGCAACCTTTCGCCCAGCGAATCGACGGACCGCCGACTCCGCGGCGGCCATGCCCATATCCAGACGCTTCTGCTTGCCCTCAGGCGAGTCGTCCCCGCCGCGGATCTTCGCCAGCGCCTTCTGCCCGAGCTTCTTCCCACCGGCCTTCACCTTGCCGGCAATCCCCTTAAGCCCCCGAATGATCGGGCCGGCCAGCTTCAGGCCGGAACTGATCACGAAGTCGAGGGCCTGGTTGACCGGCTTCTGGAGCTTCTGGATGATCTCGCGGATCTTCTGGCCGATGCCGCCCAGGCCGATAGCGCTGGCCAGGAAGCCGATGAGGATCGGAACCATCTGGCCCAGGACGTCCTCGATCTTGTTCACCACGGCGCTGACGTTGCCGCGCACGACGTCGGCGACCGAGTCGATGACGGTGTTGACGAACTTCATGATCCGCTCGGCGTTGTTGACGAAGAACATCACGACGTCGTAGATCAGCTTGCAGGCCTTGATGAATGCCGCGGCCGGGTTGAGCAGGCCGATCAGCCACGTGATGCCCGCGGTGATGATCTTGGTGATGACGAAGTCCTTGACCTGCTCCAGGATCATGTTCTTGACGTTGCCGAGCTTTTCTAGGAGCATCTGCCACAGTCCCGCCAGGCCCTGGCTCGCGATGACCTGGAAGATCTCCACGCCCTTCTCCACGGCGGCCATGGCCGGCTCACCGATCTGCTTGACGAGCCGGTTGCGGATGTTGGTCCACGTGAGTCCGAAGATGGAGGCCAGCAGCTTGATGATGCCCTTGACGTCGAACGTGTCCGGAAGCTCGATCCCGCCCTCGGCCAGCGCGCCGAACAGCCAGCCCATGAGGCCCTTCTTCAGGTGGCTCAGGATGTTGTCCTTGAACCTGAGGATGCCGCCCTTGACGCCCTCGATCAGATGGCCCAGGAAGGCAACCGGGTTCTTGATGATGTCCCCGACCACTCCTGCCGCGCGGGATAGGACGTTCCGAAGCATCGAAGCCAGTTCGCGGATGGTGTTGACGATGGCCTTGATCGCTCCGATGGCCTTGTCGACGAGGCCCTTGTTCTCCGCCTGCAGCGCCTCGATGCGCTCGTCCAGGCCCTTGCGTGCCTCGACGTACTTCGTCGCCAGGGCGTCCACCACGGACTCCTGCTTCGCATTGACATCGGATTCGAGCTGCGAAAACTTGTCGCCGATCTCCTTGGTCGCCTCGGCACCGACTTTCTGCAGGCCAGCGGGCAGGCTCTTGACGTAGGCAGCAATCTCGGCCCGGCCCTTGGCAATGCGCTGCTTGGCCGCGGCGAGGTCACCACCGACGATGTCCGCAACGTGTGAAATCACGGTGTCCATCTGCTGCAGGTAAAGCTCCCGGCCGGCCTCGTAGAATTCGTTGACCTTGGCGGGCATGCCGGCGATCTTGTCCTTAAGCCACCGGTACCCGCCCAGCCAGCCTCCATACCGGTCCTTCTTATAGGCAGACATCTTGGCGTCGACATAGGCCTCGAAGGAGGCCCGCGCGCCGGCCTCGCCTTTCTCAAAGGCGGCCTCCACCTTGGGGTCAATCCCGTCCAGGATCTTCTTCACATCGGCTTCAGTGGCGGCAAAGATCCCCTGGACTCTCGCCGTGACCTCCGCGCGCCTGGCCTCATCCTTCGATTTGGTCTTCCCCTTGTCCGCCACGAGGTTGGCCAGCGCTGCCGCGCGGGCCCCCTGCATTCCCGTGACGCCTGCCGCCGTCTCCGCCGATGCCTCCGCCTTGCCCTGCTGCAGCACCTGCTGCTCCTGCTGGCGGAACTCGGCGGGGGCAGTTTGGGCATGCTCCGCGGCCGCCTGCTTGTCGGCCAGGCCCTGCTGGAACTCCGGTTCATTGGACTGGGCCAGCTGCTGGTCACTGACGCCGGCGTCGGCCATCTCCTGGTTGGCCTGGTGGGTGCCGGCGGCGAGGTTGAGCTGTTCCGGCGGCGCCGGCTTGGGGACAGCACCGGCTGCGGGGACGGGGGCGGCCTGGCCGGGCTGTTCCTGGGCCATCGGTGTGACTGGTTTCGGGACGGCCTTGGACTGGTCGGGCGGGGCTGCCGTGGCGGCCTCGATATCCTTGGCCTGGCCCTCCTCGCCCTGTGTGACGAGGCCCTTGACCTGTCCTTTTGCTTCCCCCGCCTTGCCAGACTTCTTGTACTCGTCGGCCTCCTGGAGCGTCTTCGGCGACTTCGCCTCAATGGCGGCTTTGACCGCGGCAATGAACGCTTTCTTGTCGAAGGACCCCGCCTGCTGGGCGTCCATCTGGTCGACTTTGGCCGCCTTGGCCTGGCCGGCCACGTCGTCGGA is from Arthrobacter sp. QXT-31 and encodes:
- a CDS encoding phage tail sheath family protein, with amino-acid sequence MPNYLSPGVYVNEVEAGTRPIEGVGTAVAAFVGLASKGPDNQPTLVSNWTQFAETFGDFIPGSYLAHAVYGYFLNGGGNCYVVRIGADGARDEKPKQAPKAVTAAPTAEIGGYRLTAKSNAANPKPVSVEIADAGGENPSEDQFKIVITVEGKPPEVWDNVTTKRGPNNAATKVSAESKIVTLEEIATGGALVKPDKGTIQLVQPEPEPEPPTADELNADDYVGDAADRTGFSGLEAVDEVTMVAVPDLMAAYEQGSIDAETLKAVQLAAIAHCELMGDRVAIIDPPPNLNAQQIKDWRMDGGGFDSKFAALYWPWVKVFDPATGTNRFVPPSGHMAGVWARNDDTRGVHKAPANEVVRGVTSLQTQITKTEQELLNPIGVNCIRTFPGRGIRVWGARTLSSDAEWRYLNVRRLFNYLEESILQGTQWAVFEPNDPALWARIRRTISAFLTNEWRKGALFGVTPEQAFFVKCDAETNPAEGIDAGQVVCQIGVAPVKPAEFVIFQLSQFSGGTSLVSE
- a CDS encoding phage tail protein, yielding MALGDFDNSAANGFTVTIDGIEVPRVIEVSGLKTEVDKIELKQQTKDGKYVVRQLIGRPKAGELTVTRGLTQSKTITDWLKTVMEGDVAGARKTAAVALLDYKGETLKTYNFVNCWVKSVELNSLKAGATEQATEKFVICYDESTIS